In the Acidovorax sp. A79 genome, one interval contains:
- the ugpA gene encoding sn-glycerol-3-phosphate ABC transporter permease UgpA, translating into MEKRVLFRSAWLPWVLLAPQLAIISVFFFWPAGQALVQSFQMQDSFGFSKEWVGFDNFRDLFQDPGYLASFKTTAFFSILVAVSGISLSLILAIFADRIIKGAMVYKTALLLPYAVAPAVAGVLWMFMFSPSLGVVAYMLRQSGFDWNHMLNSDHAMALIVIAAVWKQISYNFLFFLAGLQSIPKSLIEAAAIDGAGPWRRFWSIQFPLLSPTTFFLLVINVVYAFFDTFAIVDATTQGGPGRDTAILVYKVYHDGFKAMDMGGSAAQSVVLMVIVVVLTVIQFRYVEKKVQY; encoded by the coding sequence ATGGAAAAACGCGTTCTCTTTCGCTCTGCGTGGCTGCCGTGGGTGCTTCTGGCACCCCAGCTGGCCATCATCAGCGTCTTCTTCTTCTGGCCCGCAGGCCAGGCCCTGGTGCAGTCGTTCCAGATGCAGGATTCCTTCGGCTTCTCGAAGGAATGGGTCGGTTTCGACAACTTCCGGGATCTGTTCCAGGACCCGGGCTATCTGGCGTCGTTCAAGACCACCGCCTTCTTCTCGATCCTGGTGGCGGTCAGCGGCATCAGCCTGTCGCTGATCCTGGCGATCTTCGCCGACCGCATCATCAAGGGCGCGATGGTCTACAAGACCGCGCTGCTGCTGCCCTATGCCGTGGCACCCGCCGTGGCGGGCGTGCTGTGGATGTTCATGTTCTCGCCGTCGCTCGGGGTGGTGGCCTACATGCTGCGCCAGTCGGGCTTCGACTGGAACCACATGCTCAACTCCGACCACGCCATGGCGCTGATCGTGATCGCCGCGGTGTGGAAGCAGATCTCCTACAACTTCCTGTTCTTCCTGGCGGGCCTGCAGTCCATCCCCAAGTCGCTCATCGAAGCCGCAGCCATTGATGGCGCGGGCCCCTGGCGCAGGTTCTGGAGCATCCAGTTTCCGCTGCTCTCGCCCACCACGTTCTTCCTGCTCGTGATCAACGTGGTGTATGCCTTCTTCGACACCTTCGCCATCGTGGACGCCACCACGCAGGGCGGCCCGGGCCGCGATACCGCCATCCTGGTCTACAAGGTGTACCACGATGGGTTCAAGGCCATGGACATGGGCGGATCGGCCGCGCAGTCGGTGGTGCTGATGGTGATCGTGGTGGTGCTCACCGTGATCCAGTTCCGCTACGTCGAGAAGAAAGTGCAGTACTAG
- the ugpC gene encoding sn-glycerol-3-phosphate ABC transporter ATP-binding protein UgpC, whose product MASISLRNIIKRYGHGPKANQVIHGVNAEVQDGEFIVIVGPSGCGKSTLLRMVAGLEEISGGELRIGDRVVNNLEPAQRDIAMVFQNYALYPHMTNFDNMAYGLKIAKVPKEEIRARVDKAAKILELGHLLERKPRELSGGQRQRVAMGRAIVRQPQVFLFDEPLSNLDAKLRAQTRLEIQKLHRELGITSLFVTHDQVEAMTLAQRMIVMNAGNMEQFGTPEEVYHTPATTFVASFIGSPPMNLLKNAPSAAPGTILGIRPEHLDVRSEGWEVKVETVELLGAERLIYGRIHGEQIIVRVEEGTHAPAPDSVIHVVPRPDRLHAFDATTGKRK is encoded by the coding sequence ATGGCATCCATCTCCCTTCGCAACATCATCAAGCGCTACGGCCATGGCCCCAAGGCCAACCAGGTGATCCACGGCGTGAACGCCGAGGTCCAGGACGGCGAGTTCATCGTCATCGTGGGCCCCTCGGGCTGCGGCAAATCCACCCTGCTGCGCATGGTCGCGGGCCTGGAGGAAATCTCCGGCGGCGAACTGCGCATCGGCGACCGCGTGGTGAACAACCTGGAACCCGCCCAGCGTGACATCGCGATGGTGTTCCAGAACTACGCGCTGTACCCGCACATGACGAACTTCGACAACATGGCCTATGGCCTGAAGATCGCCAAGGTGCCCAAGGAGGAAATCAGGGCGCGCGTGGACAAGGCCGCCAAGATCCTCGAACTGGGCCACCTGCTCGAACGCAAGCCGCGCGAGCTGTCGGGCGGCCAGCGCCAGCGGGTGGCCATGGGCCGTGCCATCGTGCGCCAGCCCCAGGTGTTCCTGTTCGACGAGCCGCTGTCCAACCTGGACGCCAAGCTGCGCGCCCAGACCCGCCTCGAGATCCAGAAGCTGCACCGTGAACTGGGCATCACCAGCCTGTTCGTGACCCACGATCAGGTCGAGGCCATGACGCTGGCGCAGCGCATGATCGTGATGAACGCCGGCAACATGGAGCAGTTCGGCACGCCCGAAGAGGTCTACCACACGCCCGCCACCACCTTCGTGGCCAGCTTCATCGGCTCGCCGCCCATGAACCTGCTCAAGAACGCCCCCAGCGCCGCGCCCGGCACCATCCTGGGCATCCGCCCCGAGCACCTGGACGTGCGCAGCGAAGGCTGGGAAGTCAAGGTCGAGACGGTGGAACTGCTGGGCGCCGAGCGCCTCATCTACGGCCGCATCCATGGCGAACAGATCATTGTGCGCGTGGAAGAAGGCACCCATGCGCCCGCGCCTGACTCGGTGATCCACGTGGTGCCGCGCCCAGACCGCCTGCATGCGTTCGACGCCACCACCGGAAAAAGAAAGTGA
- the ugpE gene encoding sn-glycerol-3-phosphate ABC transporter permease UgpE has product MVERSPYLTAFSHLIMVLGVIIVGFPLYLAFVASTHTAQDIVQVPMPMVPGGNFWQTYHDALFGGGTGAGSTAPVARMMWVSFVTAIVITLGKIAISLLSAFAIVYFRFPFKGICFWLIFITLMLPVEVRIGPTYQVVSDLGMLNTYAGLTVPLIASATATFLFRQFFLTVPDELVEAARVDGAGPMRFFKDILVPLSRTSIAALFVIQFIYGWNQYLWPLLVTTSEDMYPVVIGIKRMLAGGDAGNEWNIVMATALLAMLPPAFVVVVMQRWFVKGLVDTEK; this is encoded by the coding sequence ATGGTAGAGCGCAGTCCTTATCTCACCGCGTTCTCGCACCTCATCATGGTGCTGGGCGTGATCATCGTCGGCTTTCCGCTGTACCTGGCCTTCGTGGCCTCGACCCACACCGCGCAGGACATCGTGCAGGTGCCCATGCCCATGGTGCCCGGCGGCAACTTCTGGCAGACCTACCACGACGCCCTGTTCGGCGGCGGCACGGGCGCGGGCTCCACCGCGCCGGTGGCGCGCATGATGTGGGTGAGCTTCGTCACCGCCATCGTCATCACGCTGGGCAAGATCGCCATCTCGCTGCTGTCGGCGTTCGCCATCGTGTACTTCCGCTTCCCCTTCAAGGGCATCTGCTTCTGGCTGATCTTCATCACGCTGATGCTGCCGGTGGAAGTGCGCATCGGCCCCACCTACCAGGTGGTGTCGGACCTGGGCATGCTCAACACGTATGCGGGCCTCACGGTGCCGCTGATCGCGTCGGCCACCGCCACGTTCCTGTTCCGGCAGTTCTTCCTCACGGTGCCCGACGAACTGGTGGAAGCCGCCCGCGTGGACGGCGCGGGCCCCATGCGCTTCTTCAAGGACATCCTGGTGCCGCTGTCGCGCACCTCGATCGCCGCGCTGTTCGTGATCCAGTTCATCTACGGCTGGAACCAGTACCTGTGGCCGCTGCTGGTGACCACCTCGGAAGACATGTACCCCGTGGTGATCGGCATCAAGCGCATGCTGGCCGGCGGCGACGCGGGCAACGAATGGAACATCGTGATGGCCACGGCCCTCCTGGCCATGCTGCCTCCGGCCTTCGTGGTGGTGGTCATGCAGCGCTGGTTCGTCAAGGGCCTGGTGGACACCGAGAAATAA